A stretch of Paenibacillus mucilaginosus 3016 DNA encodes these proteins:
- a CDS encoding hydrolase, with protein MFNDKTDLLTGDNSAIILIDHQPQMLFGVQSADRQAIINNAVGLAKTAKVFHAPIILTTVAAESFSGPIHPHIQEVFPEYKPIDRTSMNSWEDENFVAAVKATGRKKLVIAALWTEVCLAFPTIAALKEGYEVYIVTDASAGTTVEAHNTSIQRMIQAGAIPVTWQSVLLEYQRDWARQETYDAVMDIALQHSGAYGAGVFYAHTMFGGHEGK; from the coding sequence ATGTTTAATGACAAGACCGACTTGCTCACAGGCGATAACTCGGCGATTATTCTGATCGACCACCAGCCCCAGATGCTGTTCGGTGTGCAAAGCGCGGACCGGCAAGCCATTATCAACAATGCGGTAGGCCTGGCCAAAACGGCGAAGGTATTCCATGCTCCGATCATTCTCACAACCGTAGCGGCTGAATCGTTCTCGGGTCCGATTCACCCCCACATTCAGGAAGTGTTCCCTGAATACAAGCCCATCGACCGGACCAGCATGAATTCGTGGGAAGACGAAAACTTCGTAGCCGCCGTGAAGGCAACCGGCCGCAAGAAGCTTGTCATTGCCGCGCTGTGGACCGAAGTATGTCTTGCCTTCCCGACTATCGCCGCGCTGAAGGAAGGCTACGAGGTGTACATTGTTACCGATGCTTCCGCAGGAACCACGGTTGAGGCTCACAATACGTCCATTCAGCGGATGATCCAAGCCGGAGCGATTCCGGTAACGTGGCAGTCGGTGCTTCTCGAGTATCAGCGCGACTGGGCAAGACAAGAGACTTACGACGCGGTGATGGATATCGCTCTGCAGCACAGCGGCGCTTACGGCGCAGGCGTATTCTACGCCCACACCATGTTCGGCGGGCATGAAGGAAAATAA
- a CDS encoding glycoside hydrolase family 32 protein, which yields MNATPYLEKYRSQFHFTPPANWMNDPNGMVYWDGEYHLFYQYHPGGTTWGPMHWGHAVSTDLTHWEHLPMALKPDRHGQIFSGCAVVDWEDSSGFFAGSPGLVAVFTHADQHPDTDRPRQRQSLAYSLDKGRTWTMYDGNPVLSHEQLTDFRDPKVFWYAPNRTWVMVIAAGDRVLFYTSPDLKAWAYASEFGAEEGSHDGVWECPDLIELPVDGQADRTRWVLIVSIGDRPECPEGSRTQYFVGSFDGSRFTSDAQPEAVLWLDHGRDNYAGVTWSDANRADGGRLFIGWMSNWKYANLTPTDSWRSAMTLPRVMSLKTGPSGVRLVQEPVSGLQKLRREERQWENVPVTPGINILSSEKSGTFEIECELELGSATEVGLKLRQSESEETVVGYNASAQTLFIDRTRSGETGFHAAFGCRHEAPLEAREGRLKLRLFVDHASVEVFANDGELVMTDQIFPDPGSTGLELYALGGEARLISLRLYELNSVYSAVTAGI from the coding sequence ATGAATGCCACACCATACCTAGAAAAATACCGCTCGCAGTTTCACTTTACTCCGCCGGCGAATTGGATGAACGACCCGAACGGCATGGTCTACTGGGACGGGGAGTATCACCTGTTCTATCAATATCATCCCGGCGGTACCACCTGGGGGCCCATGCACTGGGGGCATGCGGTAAGCACGGATTTGACGCATTGGGAGCATCTGCCGATGGCCTTGAAGCCGGACCGGCACGGCCAGATCTTCTCGGGATGCGCCGTCGTGGACTGGGAGGACAGCAGCGGCTTCTTCGCCGGCAGCCCGGGTCTGGTGGCGGTCTTCACGCATGCGGACCAGCATCCGGATACGGACCGTCCAAGACAGCGTCAGAGCCTGGCCTACAGCCTCGATAAAGGAAGAACCTGGACGATGTACGATGGGAACCCTGTGCTCAGCCATGAGCAGTTGACCGATTTCCGGGATCCCAAAGTGTTCTGGTATGCTCCCAATCGGACGTGGGTCATGGTGATTGCTGCGGGGGACCGCGTGCTGTTCTATACGTCTCCCGACTTGAAGGCATGGGCGTATGCAAGCGAGTTCGGGGCGGAGGAAGGCTCGCACGACGGCGTATGGGAATGCCCGGACCTCATCGAGCTGCCTGTAGACGGACAGGCGGACCGGACCCGGTGGGTGCTGATTGTCAGCATCGGAGACCGCCCGGAGTGCCCGGAAGGCTCACGGACCCAATATTTTGTAGGCAGCTTTGACGGCAGCCGGTTCACAAGCGATGCGCAGCCTGAGGCCGTGCTGTGGCTTGATCACGGAAGGGATAATTATGCCGGTGTGACCTGGTCGGATGCGAACCGGGCGGATGGGGGCAGGCTCTTCATTGGGTGGATGAGCAACTGGAAATATGCCAACCTCACGCCGACGGACAGCTGGAGAAGCGCCATGACGCTCCCGCGGGTGATGTCCCTGAAGACCGGGCCATCCGGAGTCCGGCTGGTGCAGGAGCCGGTGAGCGGGCTTCAGAAGCTGCGCAGGGAAGAGCGTCAGTGGGAGAATGTGCCGGTGACTCCCGGTATCAATATCCTGTCGAGTGAGAAGAGCGGGACGTTTGAGATCGAGTGCGAGCTCGAGCTGGGCAGCGCCACGGAGGTGGGGCTGAAGCTCCGGCAGTCGGAGAGCGAGGAGACGGTCGTGGGGTACAACGCCTCAGCGCAGACGCTGTTCATCGACCGCACCCGGTCAGGCGAGACCGGATTTCATGCGGCCTTCGGCTGCAGGCATGAGGCTCCCCTGGAGGCGCGGGAAGGCAGGCTGAAGCTCCGCCTGTTCGTCGACCACGCTTCAGTCGAAGTCTTCGCTAACGACGGTGAATTGGTGATGACCGACCAAATCTTCCCCGATCCGGGCAGTACCGGATTGGAGCTGTACGCCCTTGGCGGAGAAGCTCGGCTGATCTCCCTCAGACTATACGAGTTGAATTCGGTCTACTCGGCTGTGACCGCCGGAATATAA
- a CDS encoding DUF1427 family protein: MWGSMLLALGTGLVIGLVFQSLRIPSPAPPFLGLLGLLGMFLGQNAVPWVKAWLSHHS; the protein is encoded by the coding sequence ATGTGGGGTTCCATGCTGCTTGCTCTGGGCACCGGTCTTGTGATCGGACTTGTTTTTCAGTCGCTTCGGATTCCATCTCCCGCGCCGCCCTTCTTGGGTCTGCTGGGCCTTCTGGGTATGTTCCTGGGCCAGAATGCAGTGCCGTGGGTCAAAGCGTGGCTGAGCCATCATTCATGA
- a CDS encoding low temperature requirement protein A, with protein MMMKRPSQAGLLRSRGNSDSGKVSFIELFFDLIFVFAVTQLSHSFLEEMSMHGAVQLVLLTMAVWWVWIFTAWVINWLNPETLPVRLMLIGLMLLGLILSASIPEAFESRGLYFAAAYVLFQVGRTAFAIGMIHKGLQELRVNFVRILLWMCVSGIFWITGAFAEDSYRLALWAVALLVEYAAPSLGFWVPLLGRTPTSVWDVEGSHMAERCGLFIIIALGESILLMGVTFAESAWTLPTAAAFAAAFIVTVALWWIYFDATSKTGHHLIAHSADPGRLARSAYTYTHLLLVAGIILTAVAGELLLAHPLEHPGPIAAAMMLGGPALFLLGNALFMKVAAGVVPSPYITGAAALLLLFIFAGYVSALLLAALAAAVLILVSVWGHVFSERLCRMPSSASVKPREASAFKGEL; from the coding sequence ATGATGATGAAGCGGCCTTCGCAAGCGGGCCTGCTGCGCAGCAGGGGGAACAGCGACTCGGGGAAAGTCTCCTTTATCGAATTGTTTTTTGATCTGATTTTCGTCTTTGCCGTCACCCAGCTCTCCCATTCGTTCCTCGAAGAGATGTCGATGCACGGTGCCGTGCAATTGGTGCTTCTGACGATGGCCGTATGGTGGGTCTGGATCTTCACGGCCTGGGTGATCAACTGGCTGAATCCCGAGACGCTGCCGGTGCGTCTCATGCTCATCGGGCTGATGCTGCTGGGCCTGATCCTGTCGGCTTCCATACCCGAGGCGTTCGAGTCCAGGGGGCTCTATTTCGCTGCAGCGTATGTGCTCTTTCAAGTAGGCCGGACCGCTTTCGCCATTGGGATGATTCACAAGGGGCTCCAGGAGCTCCGGGTTAATTTTGTCCGCATTTTACTGTGGATGTGTGTATCGGGAATATTCTGGATCACAGGAGCATTCGCAGAGGATTCGTACCGGCTTGCGCTGTGGGCGGTCGCGCTTCTTGTGGAATATGCCGCCCCCTCTCTCGGCTTCTGGGTGCCGCTGCTTGGCAGAACGCCCACTTCTGTATGGGACGTCGAAGGCTCTCACATGGCCGAGAGGTGCGGCCTGTTCATTATCATCGCTCTCGGCGAGTCCATCCTGCTAATGGGCGTCACATTTGCTGAGTCTGCGTGGACTCTCCCCACGGCGGCCGCTTTTGCCGCAGCCTTTATCGTCACGGTCGCCTTATGGTGGATCTACTTCGACGCCACCTCCAAGACCGGACATCATCTCATCGCCCATTCCGCCGACCCGGGCAGACTGGCCCGTTCGGCTTACACCTATACCCATCTGCTGCTGGTTGCGGGCATTATCCTGACCGCCGTAGCAGGGGAACTGCTTCTCGCCCACCCGCTGGAGCATCCGGGTCCGATAGCGGCCGCGATGATGCTGGGAGGGCCGGCGCTGTTCCTGCTCGGCAATGCGCTCTTCATGAAAGTGGCGGCGGGGGTGGTCCCCTCCCCCTATATCACCGGCGCAGCCGCACTGCTGCTGCTCTTCATCTTCGCCGGGTATGTATCGGCGCTCCTGCTGGCTGCCCTTGCCGCCGCCGTTCTCATTCTCGTCTCCGTGTGGGGACACGTATTCTCGGAGCGGCTCTGCCGGATGCCCTCTTCCGCTTCCGTGAAGCCAAGAGAGGCATCCGCCTTCAAGGGCGAGCTATAA
- a CDS encoding amidohydrolase has protein sequence MTLEPNAVEADLLIYNANIVTMDESNPTATAVAVKGDRFLAVGSDSDIMRYQGPATRMVDGNKRLLIPGLNDSHIHLIRGGLNYNLELRWDGVPSVADALRMLKQQVDRTPAPHWVRVVGGWTEFQFKERRMPTLEEINRIAPHTPVFILNLYRQAFLNQAALRVVGYTKDSPNPPGGEIQRDSNGNPTGMLIARPNATILYATLAKGPRLSYEDQMNSTRLFMRELNRFGLTSVIDAGGGFQNYPDDYQVFAELDRRGEITVRTAYNLFTQHPNHELEDFQSWTSTTQPYTGSPYYRHNGAGEMLVYSAADFEDFVEPRPELPAVLEDELYSVTHHLVQQRWPFRLHATYGESISRFLDVFERVNKDVPFKDLRWILDHAETIHEKDLERVVALGGAIAVQNRMAFQGEYFVDRYGAQAAEEAPPITKMLTAGLHVGVGTDATRVASYNPWVSLYWLVTGKTLGGLRLYPESNRVDRHQALRMYTAGNAWFSKEEDVKGQIKAGQYADLSFLTDNFFQVAEEEIKGIESVLTVVGGRIVYGTREYQKLSPPAPKASPDWAPHNFFGGYYSGPGYGGGSSAVQAPAHNKLHHRGCHHHHGSGFCDLDCFVF, from the coding sequence ATGACTCTGGAACCAAATGCAGTAGAGGCGGATCTGTTGATCTACAATGCCAACATCGTAACCATGGATGAATCCAACCCGACAGCTACCGCTGTGGCTGTCAAAGGGGACCGGTTCCTGGCCGTGGGCAGCGACTCCGACATCATGCGCTACCAAGGACCGGCCACACGCATGGTCGACGGGAACAAGCGGCTGCTCATTCCGGGGCTGAACGATTCCCACATTCACCTGATCCGCGGAGGCCTGAACTATAACCTGGAGCTGCGGTGGGATGGCGTTCCCTCGGTTGCGGATGCCCTGCGCATGCTGAAGCAGCAGGTGGACCGTACGCCGGCCCCGCATTGGGTGCGTGTGGTAGGCGGATGGACGGAGTTCCAGTTCAAGGAGCGCCGGATGCCGACGCTGGAGGAGATCAACCGGATCGCCCCGCACACGCCGGTCTTCATTCTGAATCTGTACCGCCAGGCATTTTTGAACCAAGCGGCTCTGCGGGTCGTCGGCTATACGAAGGACAGCCCCAACCCTCCGGGCGGAGAGATTCAGCGCGACAGCAACGGCAATCCGACAGGGATGCTCATTGCCCGACCCAACGCCACCATCCTGTATGCCACTCTCGCCAAGGGACCGAGACTCTCGTACGAGGATCAGATGAACTCCACGCGGTTGTTCATGCGGGAGCTGAACCGGTTCGGGCTTACCAGCGTCATCGACGCAGGCGGCGGCTTTCAGAACTACCCGGATGACTATCAGGTCTTTGCGGAGCTGGACCGGCGCGGGGAGATCACGGTCCGCACCGCTTACAATCTGTTCACGCAGCATCCGAATCACGAGCTGGAGGATTTTCAGTCGTGGACGTCCACCACACAGCCTTATACCGGCAGTCCCTACTACCGGCATAATGGCGCCGGGGAGATGCTGGTCTACAGCGCAGCGGACTTCGAGGATTTCGTCGAGCCCCGTCCGGAGCTGCCGGCCGTCTTGGAAGACGAGCTGTATTCGGTGACGCATCACCTGGTTCAGCAACGCTGGCCGTTTCGTCTACATGCGACGTACGGCGAGTCGATCTCCCGTTTTCTCGACGTATTCGAGCGCGTGAACAAGGACGTTCCATTCAAGGACCTGCGCTGGATCCTGGATCATGCCGAAACGATTCATGAGAAGGACCTCGAACGCGTCGTCGCGCTCGGCGGTGCCATTGCCGTTCAGAACCGCATGGCCTTCCAGGGCGAATATTTCGTTGACCGGTACGGAGCGCAAGCGGCTGAAGAAGCCCCGCCGATCACCAAAATGCTGACGGCCGGATTGCATGTAGGCGTGGGGACAGATGCCACGAGGGTAGCCAGTTACAACCCGTGGGTTTCGCTGTACTGGCTCGTGACCGGCAAGACGCTGGGCGGACTCCGTCTGTATCCCGAATCGAACAGGGTGGACCGTCACCAGGCTCTCCGGATGTACACGGCAGGCAATGCCTGGTTCTCCAAGGAAGAGGACGTCAAAGGTCAGATCAAAGCGGGGCAGTATGCGGACTTGTCGTTCCTGACGGACAATTTCTTCCAGGTGGCCGAGGAAGAGATCAAGGGGATCGAATCGGTCCTGACCGTTGTAGGCGGCAGGATTGTGTACGGCACGCGCGAGTACCAGAAGCTGTCGCCGCCGGCCCCGAAGGCAAGCCCCGACTGGGCGCCGCACAACTTCTTCGGGGGCTATTACAGCGGACCCGGGTATGGAGGGGGCAGCTCGGCGGTTCAGGCCCCCGCGCACAACAAGCTGCATCACCGGGGCTGCCACCATCACCACGGCAGCGGCTTCTGCGACCTGGACTGCTTTGTGTTCTAG
- a CDS encoding alpha/beta hydrolase, with product MNKPVILFIHGAFVTASSWGLMRSYFEARGFQTIAPAWPYHEKEAAELRKHPASRLGTLKLEELIAYYTNIIQSLPSKPILIGHSYGGMLTQILMDRDLGSAGIAISPVATRGVIAARYPTTVRSVFGILSKPWKTTYLMPFSTFQYAFVHLLSREEQEQAYHDNVVPETSRIFFQTALSPIDPKSPTAVNYNPANRGPLLLVAGEEDRITTAASIRKNFSLYRPSSRTVTEFKAFPERTHWIIAQEGWEEVAGYAFDWLNDKLDLGLSPHASPAGKDALA from the coding sequence ATGAACAAACCTGTCATTCTGTTCATTCATGGAGCTTTTGTCACCGCATCCAGTTGGGGCCTCATGAGAAGCTACTTTGAAGCCAGGGGATTTCAAACCATCGCACCGGCATGGCCTTATCATGAGAAGGAGGCGGCAGAGCTGCGGAAACATCCCGCCTCCCGGCTGGGAACCTTGAAGCTCGAAGAGCTTATCGCTTACTACACGAACATCATCCAATCCCTGCCGTCAAAACCGATCCTGATCGGCCACTCTTATGGCGGCATGCTGACGCAGATTTTGATGGACCGGGATTTGGGTTCAGCCGGCATCGCGATCAGTCCCGTGGCGACAAGAGGGGTCATCGCTGCACGGTATCCGACGACGGTAAGGTCCGTCTTCGGCATTCTGTCCAAGCCATGGAAGACCACCTACCTGATGCCCTTCAGCACCTTCCAGTATGCCTTCGTCCACCTGCTGTCCAGAGAGGAGCAGGAACAGGCATACCACGATAACGTCGTGCCGGAGACAAGCCGAATCTTCTTTCAGACCGCGCTGTCTCCCATTGACCCCAAGAGCCCCACTGCCGTGAACTACAACCCCGCCAATCGGGGGCCGCTGCTCTTGGTTGCGGGAGAAGAAGACCGGATTACTACGGCAGCGTCCATCCGCAAAAATTTCAGCCTGTACCGACCATCGTCCCGTACGGTCACCGAGTTTAAAGCCTTCCCGGAGCGGACCCACTGGATTATTGCACAGGAGGGCTGGGAAGAGGTGGCCGGCTATGCCTTCGACTGGCTGAACGACAAGCTGGACTTGGGATTATCCCCCCACGCTTCCCCTGCCGGGAAAGATGCCCTGGCGTAA
- a CDS encoding CDGSH iron-sulfur domain-containing protein: MSDVTVKVIDNGPLCITGLVDVVDAEGNRFETKETFILCRCGLSGKKPFCDMTHKGKFESAPRA, encoded by the coding sequence ATGTCCGATGTGACGGTCAAAGTCATTGACAATGGTCCGCTCTGTATCACCGGCCTGGTGGACGTGGTGGATGCGGAAGGCAACCGGTTTGAAACGAAGGAAACCTTCATCCTCTGTCGATGCGGTTTATCCGGCAAAAAACCGTTCTGTGATATGACGCATAAAGGCAAGTTTGAAAGCGCGCCCCGCGCCTAG